One part of the Meleagris gallopavo isolate NT-WF06-2002-E0010 breed Aviagen turkey brand Nicholas breeding stock chromosome 20, Turkey_5.1, whole genome shotgun sequence genome encodes these proteins:
- the SAP30BP gene encoding SAP30-binding protein translates to MSPDEIRIPPEPPGRCSNHLQDKIQKLYERKIKEGMDMNYIIQRKKEFRNPSIYEKLIQFCSIDELGTNYPKDMFDPHGWSEDSYYEALAKAQKIEMDKLEKAKKERTKIEFVTGTKKGTTTSAASTTTTTASTTVGDAQKRKSKWDSAIPVTTIAQPTILTTTATLPGVVTVTTSASGSKTTVISAVGTIVKKAKQ, encoded by the exons ATGTCTCCAGATGAGATCAGAATCCCTCCTGAGCCTCCTGGTAGATGTTCTAACCACTTGCAG GATAAGATTCAAAAGCTGtatgagaggaaaataaaagagggcATGGATATGAACTACATcattcaaaggaaaaaggaattccGCAACCCCAG caTCTATGAAAAGCTGATCCAGTTCTGTTCAATTGATGAACTTGGTACAAATTATCCAAAG gACATGTTTGATCCCCATGGCTGGTCAGAGGATTCGTATTATGAGGCACTAG cAAAAGCTCAGAAGATTGAAATGGACAAACTGGAGAAGGCCAAGAAGGAGCGCACAAAG ATTGAGTTTGTGACTGGCACTAAGAAGGGCACAACAACAAGTGCTGCCTCTACAACAACCACGACAGCCAGTACTACAGTTGGAG ATGCACAGAAGAGGAAGAGCAAATGGGACTCAGCCATCCCTGTAACAACAATAGCTCAGCCCACCATCCTCACCACTACTGCAACACTGCCAGGAGTTGTCACAGTGACAACCAGTGCAAGTGGATCCAAAACTACAGTCATATCAGCTGTTGGCACCATTGTGAAAAAGGCAAAGCAGTGA